Proteins from a single region of Corallococcus silvisoli:
- a CDS encoding KamA family radical SAM protein, translated as MDSSAGALAPLFTRPSLSAEGRARLFPSATDAEWGDWRWQQRHSVRNLEQLERYVRLTPEERAGVQETSSLFRVGISPYYLSLIDPDHASCPVRMQSIPVRAEARVRPGELEDPLGEDKTRPEECIIHKYPDRVLFLAIDTCSVYCRHCTRRRITKGGEAELTKDQMRRGIDYVRNHPEVRDVLISGGDPFLLSEERLESLLAPLSEIPHVEMIRIGTRVPVVLPMRVTDSLARLLRRYAPVYVITHFNHPKEVTPEAREACERLVDHGVPVENQAVLMRQLNSDARIIKELSHVLLRSRVRPYYLHQMDVAEGCEHLRTPIAKGLEILQQLRGHTSGLAVPHLAVDLPGGGGKVTLQPDYVIERGERETLFRNYKGQTYAYPEPEETDCSCPYDEVWQARARELRAAGR; from the coding sequence ATGGATTCCTCCGCGGGCGCGCTGGCGCCCTTGTTCACCCGTCCCTCGCTCAGCGCGGAGGGGCGGGCCCGGTTGTTTCCCTCCGCGACCGACGCGGAGTGGGGCGACTGGCGCTGGCAGCAGCGGCATTCGGTGCGCAACCTGGAGCAACTGGAGCGCTACGTGCGCCTGACCCCGGAGGAGCGCGCCGGGGTGCAGGAGACGTCCTCGCTGTTCCGCGTGGGCATCAGCCCCTACTACCTGTCGCTCATCGATCCCGACCACGCGTCGTGCCCGGTGCGCATGCAGTCCATCCCGGTGCGTGCCGAGGCGCGGGTGCGGCCCGGGGAGCTGGAGGATCCGCTCGGCGAGGACAAGACGCGCCCGGAGGAGTGCATCATCCATAAGTATCCGGACCGGGTGCTGTTCCTGGCCATCGATACGTGTTCCGTCTACTGCCGGCACTGCACCCGGCGGCGCATCACCAAGGGCGGCGAGGCGGAGCTCACCAAGGATCAGATGCGCCGGGGCATCGACTATGTGCGCAACCACCCCGAGGTGCGCGACGTGCTCATCTCCGGGGGCGATCCGTTCCTGCTGAGCGAGGAGCGGCTGGAGTCGCTGCTCGCGCCGCTGAGCGAGATTCCGCACGTGGAGATGATCCGCATCGGGACGCGCGTTCCGGTGGTGCTGCCCATGCGGGTCACGGATTCGTTGGCGCGCCTGCTGCGCCGCTACGCGCCCGTCTACGTCATCACCCACTTCAACCACCCGAAGGAAGTGACGCCCGAGGCCCGTGAGGCGTGCGAGCGGTTGGTGGACCATGGCGTGCCGGTGGAGAACCAGGCGGTGCTGATGCGGCAGCTCAACTCGGATGCGCGCATCATCAAGGAGCTGTCGCACGTGCTCCTGCGCAGCCGCGTGCGTCCGTACTACCTGCACCAGATGGATGTGGCGGAGGGGTGCGAGCATCTGCGCACGCCCATCGCCAAGGGGTTGGAGATCCTCCAGCAGCTGCGCGGACACACCAGCGGGCTCGCGGTGCCGCACCTCGCCGTGGACCTGCCCGGCGGGGGAGGGAAGGTCACGCTCCAGCCCGACTACGTCATCGAACGGGGCGAGCGGGAGACGCTGTTCCGCAACTACAAGGGGCAGACGTACGCCTACCCCGAGCCCGAAGAGACGGATTGCTCCTGCCCGTACGACGAGGTGTGGCAGGCCCGGGCGCGGGAGCTGCGCGCCGCGGGTCGCTGA
- a CDS encoding KamA family radical SAM protein: MNTMSTRAKPDAGPAQQPFTYPLRKEFVEPDWRRIPGYKDVTAAEWESSVWQRKHTVKNLRELRATLGALLPDDLAASMELDQKERATMSILVPPQMLNTMNLEDLWSDPVRRYMLPAIADRRTDWPNHPRASRDSLHEADMWVVEGLTHRYPTKVLAEMLPTCPQYCGHCTRMDLVGNDVPQVSKHKFATGQKERYEQMLDYLRRTPTVRDVVVSGGDIANLPIQALEPFVSALMDIPNIRDIRLASKGLMALPQHFLQDSVLAGLDRLAKKAVDRGVDLALHTHVNHAQQLTPLVGKAVRKLLDMGFRDVRNQGVLLRGVNDSPKALLDLCFTLLDHAKILPYYFYMCDMIPNSEHWRLSVAQAQKLQHDIMGYMPGFATPRIVCDVPFVGKRWIHQVSEYDRERGISYWTKNYRTSVEANDADALDRKYEYYDPIDTLPESGQAWWREQPKAA, encoded by the coding sequence ATGAACACGATGTCCACTCGAGCCAAGCCCGACGCTGGCCCCGCGCAGCAGCCCTTCACCTATCCACTCCGCAAGGAGTTCGTGGAGCCCGACTGGCGGCGCATCCCCGGCTACAAGGACGTCACCGCGGCGGAGTGGGAGAGCTCGGTGTGGCAGCGCAAGCACACCGTGAAGAACCTGCGCGAGCTGCGGGCGACGCTCGGGGCGCTGCTGCCCGACGACCTGGCGGCGAGCATGGAGCTGGACCAGAAGGAGCGGGCGACGATGTCCATCCTCGTCCCGCCCCAGATGCTCAACACCATGAACCTGGAGGACCTGTGGAGCGACCCGGTCCGCCGGTACATGCTCCCGGCGATCGCCGACCGCCGCACCGACTGGCCCAACCACCCGCGCGCCAGCCGTGACAGCCTCCACGAGGCGGACATGTGGGTCGTCGAGGGCCTGACGCACCGCTATCCGACCAAGGTGCTGGCGGAGATGCTGCCCACCTGCCCGCAGTACTGCGGCCACTGCACGCGCATGGACCTGGTGGGCAACGACGTCCCCCAGGTGTCCAAGCACAAGTTCGCGACCGGTCAGAAGGAGCGCTACGAGCAGATGCTGGACTACCTGCGCCGCACGCCCACCGTGCGCGACGTGGTGGTGTCCGGCGGCGACATCGCGAACCTGCCCATCCAGGCGCTGGAGCCGTTCGTCAGCGCGCTGATGGACATCCCGAACATCCGGGACATCCGCCTGGCCAGCAAGGGGCTCATGGCCCTGCCGCAGCACTTCCTCCAGGACAGCGTCCTGGCGGGCCTGGACCGGCTGGCGAAGAAGGCCGTGGACCGTGGCGTGGACCTGGCGCTGCACACGCACGTCAACCACGCGCAGCAGCTCACGCCGCTGGTGGGCAAGGCCGTGCGCAAGCTGCTCGACATGGGCTTCCGCGACGTGCGCAACCAGGGGGTGTTGCTGCGCGGCGTGAACGACAGTCCCAAGGCGCTGTTGGACCTGTGCTTCACGCTGCTCGACCACGCGAAGATCCTGCCGTACTACTTCTACATGTGCGACATGATCCCCAACAGCGAGCACTGGCGGCTGTCGGTGGCCCAGGCGCAGAAGCTCCAGCACGACATCATGGGGTACATGCCGGGCTTCGCCACGCCGCGCATCGTGTGTGACGTGCCGTTCGTGGGCAAGCGGTGGATCCACCAGGTGTCGGAGTACGACCGCGAGCGCGGCATCTCCTACTGGACCAAGAACTACCGCACGAGCGTCGAGGCGAACGACGCCGACGCACTTGATCGGAAGTACGAGTACTACGATCCCATCGACACGCTGCCGGAGTCCGGTCAGGCGTGGTGGCGGGAGCAGCCCAAGGCCGCGTGA
- a CDS encoding serine/threonine-protein kinase, translating into MKKPTFFGKYLLLERVNVGGMAEVFIAKAFGVEGFERILAIKKILPTMAEDDEFITMFIDEARISVQLNHANIVHIHELGKHEDAYFIAMEYVAGRDVRTLLERYRRRKEIMPTAQAVFIVSKMCEGLDYAHRKKDARGQDLHIIHRDVSPQNILVSYEGEVKIIDFGIAKAANRSQKTQAGILKGKFGYMSPEQVRGMPIDRRSDIFAVGVLLYEMLTGEKLFVGESDFSTLEKVRNADIPLPREFNPNISSGLEKVVLKALAREPEDRYQWASDLQEDLMRFLLAGDAIYSSKHLSGFMKEAFAEDMLREAEKMERYASVERPDQIEHSGVTVPPPAAAPPPRATAQKKSPAPSASGSPVGRASTAPAQPAPGYIPPPTAEELAEMDGAADKTQIVDSTHTFRAPETRIADSSVVVDDSITGRSENPIDRAGHHTSASPFARDDAPRGKGKSGPKSQVIIGDEGGEAYAGATMIGPAPTAPPSRGRGGSAAPVLDPEEEETTGNITLPVGSRHNGLRAQAADEEDPDGAYDDQGDEFDRGGEEDYGDEGQQDADEPPYDDEADGPATIPQKASKMAKPAPAAKVEAKAKAKPKAPAGPKKPLPKPAIIGAAVAVALLLIGGVVVMVRGSSTGSVNFIVNAMNATVLVDGEPVIANQVIELSAGLHQVTASAPGYQPVKQQVEVVAGQAATPILLGLTATAPTPKEPEPKPPEPKQPEPQVPPTTPPPVVDNTPPPTTPEPPPQKPVEPPAPKTFTAVFEGQEGAEITVNGKSLGKLPGAKLADLEIGKKYTFTAKRSGYKPFSGDFLSGGDTEVRVAVDMEAEPAPEPPKPTPPKPKPKPPVVVATPKPPPPPKPVAAAAMGKFACSTSPAGAQIWVDGKNTGRVSPVPLGNPLSLAVGKRKVVFKLNGKSTKPQVVVIEAEGVAKLINVPVN; encoded by the coding sequence ATGAAGAAGCCGACCTTCTTTGGGAAGTACCTGCTCCTCGAGCGCGTCAACGTCGGCGGTATGGCCGAGGTCTTCATCGCGAAGGCCTTTGGCGTCGAGGGCTTCGAGCGCATCCTGGCCATCAAGAAGATCCTCCCGACGATGGCCGAGGATGACGAGTTCATCACGATGTTCATCGATGAGGCGCGAATCAGCGTTCAGCTGAACCACGCCAACATCGTGCACATCCACGAGCTCGGGAAGCACGAGGACGCGTACTTCATCGCCATGGAGTACGTGGCGGGCCGCGACGTTCGCACGCTCCTGGAGCGCTATCGCCGTCGCAAGGAGATCATGCCCACCGCACAGGCGGTGTTCATCGTCTCGAAGATGTGTGAGGGCCTGGACTACGCCCACCGCAAGAAGGACGCGCGCGGCCAGGATCTGCACATCATCCACCGCGACGTGTCTCCGCAGAACATCCTCGTCTCCTACGAAGGCGAGGTGAAGATCATCGACTTTGGCATCGCCAAGGCCGCCAACCGCTCTCAGAAGACCCAGGCCGGCATCCTCAAGGGGAAGTTCGGCTACATGAGCCCGGAGCAGGTCCGGGGCATGCCCATCGACCGGCGCAGCGACATCTTCGCGGTCGGTGTGCTGCTCTACGAGATGCTCACGGGCGAGAAGCTCTTCGTGGGCGAGTCGGACTTCTCCACGCTGGAGAAGGTGCGCAACGCGGACATCCCGCTGCCGCGGGAATTCAACCCGAACATCTCCTCGGGCCTGGAGAAGGTCGTCCTCAAGGCGCTCGCTCGCGAGCCCGAGGACCGCTACCAGTGGGCGTCGGACCTCCAGGAGGACCTGATGCGCTTCCTCCTCGCGGGGGATGCCATCTACTCGTCGAAGCACCTGTCCGGCTTCATGAAAGAGGCCTTCGCCGAGGACATGCTCCGCGAGGCCGAGAAGATGGAGCGCTATGCCTCCGTCGAGCGCCCCGACCAGATTGAGCACTCGGGCGTGACGGTCCCGCCGCCTGCGGCGGCGCCGCCGCCCCGCGCGACCGCGCAGAAGAAGTCTCCTGCTCCCTCGGCGTCGGGCTCTCCCGTGGGCCGCGCCTCCACGGCGCCTGCCCAGCCCGCGCCAGGCTACATCCCGCCGCCCACCGCCGAGGAGCTGGCGGAGATGGATGGCGCCGCGGACAAGACGCAGATCGTCGACTCGACGCACACGTTCCGCGCGCCCGAGACCCGCATCGCTGACAGCAGCGTCGTGGTGGATGACAGCATCACGGGCCGTTCGGAGAACCCCATCGACCGGGCCGGGCACCACACCAGTGCTTCTCCGTTCGCTCGCGACGATGCGCCGCGCGGCAAGGGCAAGAGTGGCCCCAAGTCGCAGGTCATCATCGGGGATGAGGGCGGCGAGGCCTATGCCGGCGCGACCATGATCGGTCCGGCTCCAACGGCTCCTCCCTCCCGCGGGCGTGGGGGATCGGCCGCCCCGGTGCTCGACCCCGAGGAAGAGGAGACGACGGGCAACATCACTCTCCCCGTGGGGTCCCGCCACAACGGGCTCCGCGCCCAGGCCGCCGACGAGGAGGACCCGGACGGCGCCTACGACGACCAGGGCGACGAGTTCGACCGTGGAGGCGAGGAAGACTACGGGGACGAAGGGCAGCAGGACGCGGACGAGCCGCCCTATGACGACGAGGCCGACGGCCCGGCGACCATTCCCCAGAAGGCTTCCAAGATGGCGAAGCCGGCCCCGGCCGCCAAGGTCGAGGCCAAGGCCAAGGCCAAGCCGAAGGCACCGGCAGGGCCGAAGAAGCCGCTTCCCAAGCCCGCCATCATCGGCGCGGCCGTCGCGGTGGCACTGCTCCTCATCGGGGGCGTCGTGGTGATGGTCCGTGGCTCGTCCACGGGCTCCGTCAACTTCATCGTGAACGCGATGAACGCCACCGTCCTCGTGGACGGGGAGCCGGTGATCGCCAATCAGGTCATCGAGTTGTCCGCGGGCCTGCACCAGGTGACGGCCTCCGCTCCCGGCTACCAGCCCGTGAAGCAGCAGGTGGAGGTCGTCGCGGGGCAGGCGGCGACCCCCATCCTCCTGGGACTGACGGCCACCGCGCCCACTCCCAAGGAGCCCGAGCCCAAGCCGCCGGAGCCGAAACAGCCGGAGCCCCAGGTTCCCCCCACGACGCCGCCCCCGGTCGTCGACAACACGCCCCCGCCCACGACGCCGGAGCCCCCGCCGCAGAAGCCTGTCGAGCCGCCAGCGCCGAAGACGTTCACCGCCGTGTTCGAAGGCCAGGAGGGCGCGGAGATCACGGTCAACGGCAAGTCCCTGGGCAAGCTGCCCGGGGCGAAGCTCGCGGACCTGGAGATCGGCAAGAAGTACACCTTCACGGCGAAGCGCTCGGGCTACAAGCCCTTCTCGGGCGACTTCCTGTCCGGCGGTGACACGGAAGTGCGCGTGGCCGTGGACATGGAGGCCGAACCCGCGCCCGAGCCGCCCAAGCCCACGCCGCCGAAGCCGAAGCCGAAGCCTCCCGTCGTCGTCGCGACCCCGAAGCCTCCGCCTCCTCCCAAGCCCGTGGCGGCCGCCGCGATGGGCAAGTTCGCCTGCAGCACGTCTCCAGCGGGCGCCCAAATCTGGGTGGATGGAAAGAACACGGGTCGGGTCAGCCCCGTCCCGCTGGGCAATCCGCTGTCGCTCGCCGTGGGCAAGCGCAAGGTCGTCTTCAAGCTCAACGGCAAGTCGACCAAGCCCCAGGTGGTGGTCATCGAGGCGGAGGGCGTGGCCAAGCTCATCAACGTTCCGGTGAACTGA